A part of Vespertiliibacter pulmonis genomic DNA contains:
- the queF gene encoding NADPH-dependent 7-cyano-7-deazaguanine reductase QueF (Catalyzes the NADPH-dependent reduction of 7-cyano-7-deazaguanine (preQ0) to 7-aminomethyl-7-deazaguanine (preQ1) in queuosine biosynthesis), which produces MNYEHHSLNTLKLGKSTNYADQYDPTLLQGVPRKLNRDDLAITEKQPFTNGTDLWTAYEISWLNVKGLPQVAIADIKLDFRSENLIESKSFKLYLNSFNQTKFSSMEEVRRIIEKDLVNCANGNVSVTLYSLPYYTNQRIIALDGVCIDDQDIEISDYTFSPELLMNITNESEEIVQEKLVSHLLKSNCLITQQPDWGTVQIHYVGKRLDREKLLRYLVSFRQHNEFHEQCVERIFCDLMKFAAPEKLTVYARYTRRGGLDINPFRSNFEQLSENYRLARQ; this is translated from the coding sequence ATGAATTATGAACATCATAGCCTTAATACTCTTAAATTAGGTAAGTCAACAAACTATGCAGATCAATATGATCCTACCTTGCTACAAGGCGTTCCTCGTAAATTAAATCGAGATGATTTAGCAATTACAGAAAAACAGCCATTTACAAACGGTACAGATTTATGGACTGCTTATGAAATTTCGTGGTTAAATGTTAAAGGATTGCCACAAGTAGCTATTGCTGATATAAAACTAGATTTTCGGAGTGAAAATTTAATTGAATCTAAAAGTTTTAAACTTTACTTAAATAGTTTTAATCAGACTAAGTTTTCATCGATGGAAGAAGTTCGTCGTATAATAGAAAAAGATTTAGTTAATTGTGCTAATGGCAATGTTAGCGTTACGTTGTATTCGCTTCCCTACTATACAAATCAAAGAATCATTGCGCTTGATGGTGTTTGTATTGATGATCAAGATATTGAAATTAGTGACTATACATTTAGTCCTGAATTATTAATGAACATTACGAATGAATCAGAAGAAATTGTTCAAGAAAAACTGGTGAGCCATTTACTAAAATCTAACTGTTTGATTACTCAACAACCAGATTGGGGAACTGTGCAGATTCATTATGTCGGCAAGCGGTTAGATCGTGAGAAACTTTTGCGTTATTTAGTCTCCTTTCGCCAACATAATGAATTCCACGAACAATGCGTAGAACGTATTTTCTGTGATTTAATGAAGTTTGCTGCTCCTGAGAAATTAACTGTTTATGCTCGTTATACTCGCCGTGGTGGGTTAGATATCAACCCATTTAGATCTAATTTTGAACAGCTGTCTGAAAATTACCGATTAGCACGCCAATAA
- the lpdA gene encoding dihydrolipoyl dehydrogenase, producing MSKEIKTQVVVLGAGPAGYSAAFRCADLGLETVIVERYSTLGGVCLNVGCIPSKALLHVSKVLEEAKNIKHHGISFGEPTIDLEQVRKGKEGVISRLTNGLAGMAKMRKVTVVQGLAAFTDPNTLVAKDSEGNTTTIKFDNAIIAAGSRPIQLPFIPHDDPRVWDSTDALELKEIPKKLLIMGGGIIGLEMGTVYHSLGSDIDVVEMFDQVIPAADKDVVAIYTKQIEKKFNLMLETKVTAVEAKEDGIYVSMEGKAANETKRYDAVLVAIGRVPNGKLLDADKAGVEVDERGFIHVDKQMRTNVPHIFAIGDIVGQPMLAHKGVHEGHVAAEVIAGQKHYFDPKVIPSIAYTEPEVAWVGKTEKECKQEGLNYEVAKFPWAASGRAIASDCSEGMTKLIFDKDTHRILGGAIVGTNGGELLGEIGLAIEMGCDAEDIALTIHAHPTLHESVGVAAEIFEGSVTDLPNPKAKKK from the coding sequence ATGAGCAAAGAAATTAAAACACAAGTCGTTGTACTTGGTGCAGGGCCAGCAGGGTATTCAGCAGCATTCCGTTGTGCTGACTTAGGATTAGAAACCGTTATCGTTGAGCGTTATTCAACACTTGGTGGAGTCTGTTTAAATGTAGGTTGTATCCCTTCTAAAGCGTTACTTCACGTTTCAAAAGTATTAGAAGAAGCAAAAAATATTAAACATCACGGTATCTCATTTGGAGAACCAACCATTGATTTAGAGCAAGTTCGTAAAGGCAAAGAAGGCGTTATTTCTCGCTTAACGAATGGATTAGCTGGTATGGCTAAAATGCGTAAAGTAACGGTAGTACAAGGTTTAGCAGCGTTTACCGATCCAAACACCTTGGTTGCAAAAGACAGTGAAGGTAATACCACCACAATTAAATTTGATAATGCAATTATTGCAGCAGGTTCTCGCCCAATTCAATTACCATTCATTCCACATGATGACCCACGTGTTTGGGATTCAACAGATGCTCTTGAATTAAAAGAAATTCCGAAAAAACTACTTATTATGGGTGGTGGAATTATCGGTTTAGAAATGGGTACGGTATATCATTCACTTGGATCAGATATTGATGTTGTTGAAATGTTTGACCAAGTTATTCCTGCAGCCGATAAAGACGTTGTTGCTATTTATACTAAACAAATTGAGAAAAAATTCAATTTAATGTTAGAAACCAAAGTAACTGCCGTTGAAGCAAAAGAAGATGGTATTTATGTATCAATGGAAGGTAAAGCAGCCAATGAAACTAAACGCTATGATGCAGTATTAGTTGCAATTGGACGAGTTCCGAACGGAAAATTACTTGATGCAGATAAAGCAGGTGTTGAAGTTGATGAGCGTGGATTTATCCATGTAGATAAACAGATGCGTACCAATGTACCGCATATTTTTGCCATCGGTGATATTGTTGGGCAACCAATGTTAGCACACAAAGGTGTTCACGAAGGCCATGTCGCTGCAGAAGTTATTGCAGGACAAAAACACTATTTTGATCCAAAAGTTATTCCATCAATTGCTTATACTGAGCCAGAAGTTGCTTGGGTAGGTAAAACAGAAAAAGAATGTAAACAAGAAGGATTAAATTACGAAGTTGCTAAATTCCCTTGGGCTGCTTCAGGTCGTGCTATTGCTTCAGATTGTTCAGAAGGTATGACAAAACTAATCTTTGATAAAGACACTCACCGTATTTTAGGTGGTGCTATTGTTGGTACAAATGGTGGAGAGCTATTAGGTGAAATTGGTTTAGCAATTGAAATGGGCTGTGATGCCGAAGATATCGCATTAACTATTCACGCACACCCAACGTTGCACGAATCTGTTGGCGTTGCAGCAGAGATTTTTGAAGGTTCTGTTACCGACCTTCCAAATCCTAAAGCGAAGAAAAAATAG
- the aceF gene encoding pyruvate dehydrogenase complex dihydrolipoyllysine-residue acetyltransferase: MSKQIQIPDIGGDEVTVTEIMVNIGDTISVDQSIINVEGDKASMEVPAPEAGVVKEILVKVGDKVVTGTPMLVLEGADAAPAPQAAPAAETVSIAPTASSVIDVNVPDIGGDEVNVTEIMVKVGDTVELEQSIINVEGDKASMEVPAPVAGVVKEILINVGDAVSTGSLIMKFEVAGASPAPAVAQAPTQDAKPAETKEVATPANTSANTNTAGLSQEQVVASAGYAHATPVIRRLAREFGVSLDNVKGSGRKGRIIKEDIEAYVKNAVKVFEEVKSGKSPAGSGVGLDLLPWPKVDFSKFGEVEEVELSRINKISGANLHRNWVMIPHVTHFDRTDITELEAFRKQQNEVVAKQKLDVKITPVVFIMKAAAKALQTFPRFNSSISEDGQRLTLKKYINIGVAVDTPNGLVVPVFKDVDKKGIIELSRELMEVSKKARDGKLSGSDMQGGCFTISSLGGIGTTHFTPIVNAPEVAILGVSKSEMMPVWNGKEFQPRLMLPVSLSFDHRVIDGADGARFLSYLNSLLADIRRLTM, encoded by the coding sequence ATGTCAAAACAAATTCAAATACCTGATATCGGTGGTGATGAAGTTACTGTAACTGAAATTATGGTAAATATTGGTGATACTATCTCAGTTGATCAATCAATCATCAACGTAGAAGGTGATAAAGCTTCGATGGAAGTACCTGCACCAGAAGCTGGCGTAGTGAAAGAAATTTTAGTAAAAGTGGGCGATAAAGTTGTAACAGGTACACCAATGTTGGTATTAGAAGGCGCAGATGCTGCACCAGCGCCACAAGCAGCACCTGCTGCTGAAACTGTTTCAATTGCTCCAACAGCAAGTTCAGTGATTGATGTAAATGTACCAGATATTGGTGGTGATGAAGTTAATGTTACTGAAATTATGGTTAAAGTCGGTGATACTGTTGAACTTGAACAATCAATCATCAATGTTGAAGGCGATAAGGCTTCAATGGAAGTACCAGCCCCTGTTGCAGGCGTAGTAAAAGAAATACTAATCAATGTTGGCGATGCAGTTTCAACAGGTTCATTAATTATGAAATTTGAAGTTGCGGGTGCAAGCCCAGCACCAGCCGTTGCACAAGCACCAACTCAAGATGCTAAACCAGCAGAAACAAAAGAAGTAGCAACGCCGGCAAATACATCTGCCAATACAAATACCGCAGGTTTAAGCCAAGAACAGGTTGTTGCAAGTGCTGGCTATGCACACGCAACACCAGTTATTCGCCGTTTAGCACGTGAATTTGGCGTAAGTTTAGATAATGTGAAAGGTTCTGGTCGTAAAGGGCGTATTATCAAAGAAGATATCGAGGCCTATGTAAAAAATGCAGTTAAAGTCTTTGAAGAAGTAAAATCAGGTAAGTCTCCTGCAGGATCTGGCGTTGGATTAGACCTATTACCGTGGCCAAAAGTTGATTTCAGTAAATTTGGTGAAGTCGAAGAAGTTGAATTAAGCCGTATTAATAAAATTTCAGGTGCAAATTTACACCGTAACTGGGTAATGATTCCACACGTTACACACTTTGATCGTACGGATATCACTGAATTAGAAGCATTCCGTAAACAACAAAATGAAGTTGTTGCAAAACAAAAATTAGATGTAAAAATCACACCTGTTGTATTTATTATGAAAGCAGCAGCGAAAGCATTACAAACATTCCCTCGTTTTAATAGCTCAATTTCTGAAGACGGTCAGCGTTTAACACTTAAAAAATATATCAATATTGGAGTAGCCGTTGATACACCAAATGGTTTAGTTGTTCCTGTCTTTAAAGATGTAGATAAAAAAGGCATTATTGAACTTTCTCGTGAATTAATGGAAGTGTCGAAAAAAGCTCGAGATGGTAAACTTTCAGGCTCGGATATGCAGGGAGGATGCTTTACTATTTCAAGCTTAGGTGGTATTGGTACAACTCACTTTACACCAATTGTAAATGCTCCTGAAGTGGCTATTTTAGGTGTATCTAAATCTGAAATGATGCCTGTTTGGAATGGTAAAGAGTTCCAACCTCGCTTGATGTTACCTGTGTCGTTATCTTTCGATCACCGTGTAATTGATGGAGCAGATGGTGCAAGATTCTTAAGTTATCTCAATAGCTTATTAGCAGATATTCGTCGTTTAACAATGTAA
- a CDS encoding acetate kinase, which translates to MSKNLVLILNCGSSSLKFAILDPVTGDEKLSGLAENFHLEDARIKWKLNGEKGSADLGAGAAHSEALNYMVSNILSAELKDRIGAIGHRIVHGGEKYTSSIVITPEVLEGIKAASAFAPLHNPAHLIGIDEAFKAFPELKEKNVAVFDTAFHQTMPEQAYLYALPHSLYKEHGVRRYGFHGTSHYYVSREVAKILDIAENKVNAITCHLGNGASISVIRDGECIDTSMGFTPLEGLVMGTRSGDLDPAIIFFMHNTLGMSMEKIEETLVKKSGLLGLTGITSDCRYAEDNYNNTPEAKRAMDAFCYRLAKYIGAYMAIIGDHLDAIVFTGGIGENSSLVRELTLNYLKLFGIKVDGEKNLAARFGKEGEITATDSRFRAFVIPTNEELVIAQDTSKLAL; encoded by the coding sequence ATGTCTAAAAATTTAGTTCTTATTTTAAACTGTGGTAGTTCATCACTTAAATTTGCTATCTTAGATCCTGTAACTGGTGATGAAAAATTATCTGGTTTGGCAGAAAACTTTCATCTTGAAGACGCTCGTATTAAGTGGAAATTAAATGGTGAAAAAGGTTCGGCAGATTTAGGTGCAGGTGCAGCCCACAGTGAAGCACTTAATTATATGGTATCAAATATTTTAAGTGCGGAATTAAAAGATCGTATTGGTGCTATTGGACACCGTATTGTTCACGGCGGTGAGAAATATACATCTTCAATTGTTATTACTCCGGAAGTTCTTGAAGGAATTAAAGCTGCCTCTGCGTTTGCTCCATTGCATAACCCTGCTCATTTAATTGGTATTGATGAAGCATTCAAAGCATTCCCTGAATTAAAGGAAAAAAATGTTGCTGTTTTTGATACGGCCTTCCATCAAACAATGCCTGAGCAAGCTTATCTTTACGCACTACCCCACTCTCTATATAAAGAACATGGAGTACGCCGTTATGGTTTCCACGGTACAAGCCACTATTATGTAAGCCGTGAAGTTGCAAAAATATTAGATATTGCTGAAAATAAAGTAAATGCGATTACTTGCCATTTAGGTAATGGTGCGTCTATTTCTGTTATCCGTGATGGGGAGTGTATTGATACCTCAATGGGCTTTACTCCTCTTGAAGGTTTAGTGATGGGAACTCGCTCGGGCGATTTAGATCCAGCAATCATTTTCTTTATGCACAATACCTTAGGTATGTCGATGGAAAAAATTGAAGAAACCTTGGTGAAAAAATCAGGTTTATTAGGTTTAACAGGAATAACTAGTGATTGTCGCTATGCGGAAGATAATTACAATAATACCCCTGAAGCTAAACGTGCAATGGACGCATTCTGCTACCGTTTAGCAAAATATATCGGTGCTTATATGGCAATCATTGGTGATCATTTAGACGCTATCGTGTTTACTGGTGGTATTGGTGAAAATTCTTCACTTGTTCGTGAATTAACGTTAAATTATCTAAAACTATTCGGCATTAAAGTAGATGGTGAGAAAAACTTGGCCGCCCGTTTTGGTAAAGAAGGTGAAATTACTGCTACAGATTCTCGTTTCCGTGCATTTGTTATTCCTACTAATGAAGAATTGGTCATTGCACAAGATACATCAAAACTTGCTTTATAA
- the pta gene encoding phosphate acetyltransferase, with protein MSRTIILIPTTSGVGLTSVSLGLVHALEQKGAKIGFLKPIAQSISAEDTLDRTTAIIRSAQTTETGEPVLLSTAESLIGQNQSDVLLEQIVERYQQLAKNCEIVIIEGLMPTRKNSYANSINYEIAQTLDADIILVTAPGADKPLQLKERVEAVASEFGGRHNPNLLGVIVNKFNAPVDESGRTRPDLTEIFDSFHHSTNTTNEVEKLFSTSPIKLLACIPWNSDLIATRAVDLAKHLQAAIINEGEISSRRIKCVTFCARSLPNMVDYFKAGTLLVTSADRPDVLVAASLAAMNGVELGAILLTGGYKIDSQIAKLCQRAFETGLPVFRIEGNTWQTSLSLQSFSLEVPFDDKERIIAIKEYTSAQIDPQFIDAISSGTARARRLSPAAFRYQLTEFARAAKKRIVLPEGDEPRTVKAAVLCAERGIADCILLANPDEVQRVAEAQGVQLGKGITIIDPVTVREKYVDRLVELRKNKGMTEVVAREQLEDNVVLGTMMLESNEVDGLVSGAVHTTANTIRPPMQIIKTAPGSSIVSSIFFMLLPDQVLVYGDCAVNPDPTAEQLAEIAIQSADSAKSFGIDPRVAMISYSTGTSGSGADVEKVAEATRIAKEKRPDLMIDGPLQYDAAIMEDVARSKAPNSPVAGKATVFIFPDLNTGNTTYKAVQRSADLVSIGPMLQGMRKPVNDLSRGALVDDIVYTIALTAIQATQ; from the coding sequence ATGTCAAGAACAATTATTTTGATTCCAACAACATCTGGTGTTGGATTAACTAGCGTCAGCCTTGGTTTAGTGCACGCTCTTGAACAGAAAGGTGCAAAAATCGGCTTTTTAAAACCTATTGCTCAATCTATAAGTGCAGAAGATACTTTAGATAGAACAACGGCGATTATTCGTTCAGCGCAAACCACAGAAACTGGTGAACCAGTATTATTAAGTACTGCAGAATCACTCATTGGACAAAACCAATCTGATGTGTTGCTTGAACAGATTGTTGAACGATATCAACAACTTGCAAAGAATTGTGAAATTGTCATTATCGAAGGGTTAATGCCAACACGTAAAAATTCTTATGCAAACAGCATTAACTATGAAATCGCTCAAACATTAGATGCGGATATTATTCTAGTAACTGCTCCGGGTGCAGATAAACCATTACAATTAAAAGAGCGAGTAGAAGCGGTCGCATCTGAATTCGGTGGTCGTCATAATCCAAATCTACTTGGTGTGATTGTCAATAAATTTAATGCACCAGTTGATGAAAGTGGACGTACTCGCCCAGATTTAACTGAAATTTTTGATTCATTTCATCATAGTACTAATACAACAAATGAAGTTGAAAAACTATTTAGTACAAGCCCAATTAAACTATTAGCATGTATTCCTTGGAACTCTGATCTTATCGCTACTCGCGCAGTTGACCTTGCTAAACATTTACAAGCTGCAATTATTAATGAAGGTGAAATTTCTTCTCGCCGTATTAAATGCGTAACATTCTGTGCAAGAAGCTTACCTAATATGGTAGACTACTTCAAAGCGGGTACTTTATTAGTAACTTCTGCAGATCGCCCGGATGTTCTTGTGGCTGCTTCTCTAGCGGCAATGAATGGTGTTGAACTTGGTGCGATTCTATTGACGGGCGGATATAAAATTGATTCGCAGATTGCAAAACTTTGCCAGCGGGCCTTTGAAACAGGTTTACCAGTATTCCGAATTGAAGGCAATACATGGCAAACATCATTAAGCCTACAAAGTTTCAGTTTAGAAGTTCCTTTTGATGATAAAGAGCGAATTATTGCAATTAAAGAATATACCTCGGCACAAATTGATCCACAATTTATTGATGCCATTTCATCGGGAACTGCACGGGCACGCCGTCTTTCTCCTGCTGCTTTCCGCTATCAATTAACTGAATTTGCTCGAGCAGCCAAAAAACGTATTGTTCTTCCTGAAGGTGATGAACCACGTACGGTTAAAGCAGCAGTACTTTGTGCTGAACGTGGTATTGCAGATTGTATTTTATTGGCAAATCCAGATGAAGTTCAACGTGTTGCTGAAGCTCAAGGCGTACAACTTGGTAAAGGTATTACAATTATAGATCCTGTTACTGTGCGTGAAAAATACGTTGATCGCTTAGTAGAATTACGCAAAAATAAAGGAATGACTGAAGTAGTTGCTCGTGAACAGCTAGAAGATAACGTTGTTTTAGGCACGATGATGTTAGAGTCAAACGAAGTTGATGGATTAGTTTCTGGTGCAGTGCATACAACAGCAAATACTATTCGTCCACCAATGCAGATTATTAAAACTGCACCTGGAAGCTCTATTGTATCATCTATTTTCTTTATGCTATTACCAGACCAAGTATTAGTTTATGGAGATTGTGCGGTAAATCCAGATCCAACTGCAGAACAATTAGCTGAAATTGCAATTCAATCAGCAGATTCAGCGAAATCTTTTGGTATTGACCCTCGTGTTGCTATGATTTCATATTCTACAGGAACATCAGGTTCAGGTGCAGATGTTGAGAAAGTTGCAGAAGCAACTCGGATTGCAAAAGAAAAACGTCCAGATTTAATGATTGATGGCCCACTACAATACGATGCCGCAATTATGGAAGATGTTGCTCGTTCTAAAGCACCTAACTCCCCTGTTGCTGGTAAAGCAACTGTATTTATTTTCCCTGATTTAAACACGGGTAATACAACTTATAAGGCTGTACAACGTTCTGCAGATCTCGTTTCTATTGGCCCAATGTTACAAGGTATGCGTAAGCCAGTGAATGATTTGTCTCGTGGTGCATTAGTTGATGATATTGTTTATACCATTGCATTAACAGCTATTCAAGCAACACAATAA
- the bioD gene encoding dethiobiotin synthase — protein MPALFIAGTDTNVGKTIVTRALLQILSQYEIPVVGYKPIACGGDDSLPTAPNTDDYACEDNKDVLILQKSCTLPVHYREINSYSFIHSSTPVFAALDAVRHISSQKLDRDLIRLQQKYNNVIVEGTYGWLTPINKGLSFADWVKRNNMPIVLVVGIKEGCVNHALLTAYAIQQQGGKLIGWVANRINPGLRHYFELIELLSNRIDAPLLGKIPYLGTPDKKDLSEYINYPDPLLHYFSK, from the coding sequence ATGCCCGCATTATTTATTGCAGGAACGGATACAAATGTAGGTAAAACAATTGTTACCCGAGCATTATTGCAAATATTATCCCAATATGAAATCCCTGTAGTGGGTTATAAACCTATTGCTTGCGGTGGAGATGACTCTCTTCCTACTGCACCCAATACAGATGACTATGCTTGTGAAGATAATAAAGACGTACTTATTCTCCAAAAGAGTTGTACATTACCTGTACACTATCGAGAAATTAATAGCTACTCTTTTATACATTCAAGTACACCTGTATTTGCAGCACTTGATGCTGTTCGTCATATTTCAAGTCAAAAATTAGATCGTGATTTAATACGTTTACAGCAAAAATATAATAATGTTATTGTTGAGGGTACTTATGGCTGGCTAACTCCAATTAATAAAGGGTTAAGTTTTGCAGATTGGGTAAAGCGTAATAATATGCCTATTGTACTTGTTGTGGGAATTAAAGAAGGCTGTGTAAATCACGCTTTACTGACTGCTTATGCAATTCAGCAACAAGGAGGGAAATTAATTGGATGGGTAGCTAACCGTATAAATCCTGGTTTACGCCACTATTTTGAACTAATTGAGCTGCTCAGTAATCGAATTGATGCTCCTCTTCTAGGAAAAATTCCTTATTTAGGTACACCTGATAAAAAAGATCTATCGGAATATATAAATTATCCAGACCCCCTACTCCATTATTTTTCAAAATAA
- the rnd gene encoding ribonuclease D — translation MDNQNNFIWIESNEQLEKACNIIQQANIIALDTEFVRIRSYYPKLGLIQLFDNKNVYLIDPLAITNFQPFVEILRNPTILKVLHACSEDLEVFQHTFQQLPEPMIDTQIMSSFLGLGTSVGFSKLVSHFCQIELDKSASRTNWLTRPLTSNQLQYAVSDVRYLLPVYTQLQAKLAQTRWHNAVIEECINLKNKKITEIDSEKAYKKITNAWQLTPQQLSVLQILEKWRIEEAKKRDLALNFIVKEQALWQIAKTQPKHTASLIEFMHPNEIRLHGKKLLLLVEQAKQIPPESYPNPISRLIDIPYYKQEMAFLRNTVKQCSPEDLALEVFASKRQLEQLIKWQIAQHHHLPELLIGWRKPFGEKLWELYQNFKKDLC, via the coding sequence ATGGATAATCAGAACAATTTTATTTGGATTGAGAGTAATGAACAGCTTGAGAAAGCATGTAATATAATTCAGCAGGCAAATATTATTGCCCTTGATACTGAATTTGTTCGTATTCGTTCTTACTATCCTAAATTAGGATTGATACAACTTTTTGATAATAAAAATGTATACTTGATAGATCCCCTCGCAATTACAAATTTTCAGCCTTTTGTGGAAATATTACGAAATCCAACTATTCTTAAAGTATTACACGCTTGCAGTGAAGATTTAGAGGTCTTTCAACACACCTTTCAACAACTGCCTGAACCGATGATTGATACACAAATAATGAGTAGTTTCTTAGGATTGGGAACTTCAGTTGGTTTTTCAAAATTAGTTTCTCATTTTTGCCAAATTGAATTAGATAAATCCGCTTCTCGAACTAATTGGCTAACACGTCCACTAACATCGAATCAGCTACAATACGCAGTCTCAGATGTTCGTTATTTATTGCCTGTTTATACTCAATTACAAGCAAAACTGGCACAAACTCGTTGGCATAACGCCGTTATAGAAGAGTGTATTAACCTTAAAAATAAAAAAATAACCGAAATTGATAGTGAAAAAGCCTATAAAAAAATTACGAATGCCTGGCAATTAACCCCTCAACAGCTTTCTGTACTTCAAATATTAGAAAAATGGCGTATAGAAGAAGCTAAGAAACGGGACTTGGCACTCAATTTCATTGTAAAAGAACAAGCGTTATGGCAAATTGCAAAAACTCAGCCTAAACATACGGCTAGTTTAATTGAATTTATGCACCCAAATGAAATCCGACTACACGGAAAAAAATTACTTTTATTGGTTGAACAAGCAAAGCAAATTCCACCAGAAAGTTATCCAAACCCCATTTCTCGTTTAATTGATATTCCATATTATAAACAAGAAATGGCTTTTTTACGTAATACTGTTAAACAATGTTCCCCAGAAGATCTTGCGCTAGAAGTTTTTGCGAGTAAGCGACAATTAGAACAATTAATTAAGTGGCAAATTGCTCAGCATCATCATTTACCAGAATTATTAATAGGTTGGCGAAAACCTTTTGGCGAAAAGCTATGGGAATTGTATCAAAATTTTAAAAAAGATCTCTGCTAA